One Microbacterium esteraromaticum genomic window carries:
- a CDS encoding DUF4032 domain-containing protein — MQDSLRITASSVDPGLLGLPWSTPLGKWPSEHIVSLPKGLSRHLVRFADLSGRVVAVKETTADMAQREYDMLGNLGRLDVPCVSRVAVIAGRTDAEGKALPAALVTSHLRFSMPYRALFTQVLRPDTATRLVDALALLLVRLHNVGFYWGDVSLSNTLFRRDAGAFAAYLVDAETGELHEEGLTDGQRAYDLDLARTNIAGEIMDLAAGGRLERGVDALEIADGIVSSYRSLWAALTDEESFSTGETWRITERVEKLNALGFDIDEMSMVTTADGTVVRIQPKVVDAGHHQRRLIRLTGLDVEENQARRLLNDLDEFRVRSTKAWADEEMYAHEWLTRVFEPVVRAIPYDLRAKLEPAEVYHQVLEHRWYLSQAESRSVPIAEVLTSYINDVLRHRRDEATIMGPPTETMSVPVITGSVEVSDDTAAVDWRDLV; from the coding sequence ATGCAGGACTCCCTGCGCATCACGGCCAGCTCGGTCGACCCGGGGCTGCTCGGCCTGCCCTGGTCGACCCCGCTCGGCAAGTGGCCGTCCGAGCACATCGTGTCGCTGCCGAAGGGCCTTTCCCGTCATCTCGTGCGCTTCGCGGACCTGTCGGGTCGGGTGGTCGCGGTCAAGGAGACGACCGCCGACATGGCGCAGCGCGAGTACGACATGCTCGGCAACCTCGGCCGGCTCGACGTGCCGTGCGTGAGCAGGGTGGCCGTGATCGCGGGGCGGACGGATGCCGAAGGCAAGGCACTGCCCGCGGCGCTGGTGACCTCGCATCTGCGCTTCTCGATGCCCTACCGGGCCCTGTTCACCCAGGTGCTGCGTCCGGACACGGCGACCCGCCTGGTCGATGCGCTCGCGCTGCTGCTCGTCCGGCTGCACAACGTCGGGTTCTACTGGGGCGACGTGTCGCTGTCGAACACGCTGTTCCGGCGCGACGCAGGAGCGTTCGCGGCGTACCTGGTCGACGCCGAGACCGGGGAGCTGCACGAGGAGGGGCTGACCGACGGCCAGCGGGCGTACGATCTCGACCTGGCGCGCACCAACATCGCGGGCGAGATCATGGATCTCGCGGCGGGCGGGCGGCTGGAGCGCGGCGTGGACGCGCTGGAGATCGCCGATGGCATCGTCTCGTCGTACCGCTCGCTGTGGGCCGCTCTCACCGACGAGGAGTCGTTCTCGACCGGTGAGACGTGGCGGATCACCGAGCGCGTCGAGAAGCTCAACGCGCTCGGCTTCGACATCGACGAGATGTCGATGGTCACGACGGCCGACGGCACCGTCGTGCGCATACAGCCGAAGGTGGTGGATGCCGGTCACCACCAGCGCCGGCTGATCCGCCTCACCGGTCTCGACGTCGAGGAGAACCAGGCGCGTCGGCTGCTCAACGACCTCGACGAGTTCCGGGTGCGCTCGACCAAGGCCTGGGCCGACGAGGAGATGTACGCGCACGAATGGCTGACCCGGGTCTTCGAGCCCGTCGTGCGCGCGATCCCCTACGACCTGCGGGCCAAGCTCGAGCCCGCGGAGGTGTACCACCAGGTGCTGGAGCACCGCTGGTATCTGTCGCAGGCCGAGTCTCGATCGGTGCCGATCGCAGAGGTGCTCACGAGCTACATCAACGACGTGCTGCGGCACCGCCGCGACGAGGCGACCATCATGGGTCCGCCCACCGAGACGATGAGCGTCCCCGTGATCACCGGCTCCGTCGAGGTCTCCGACGACACGGCTGCCGTCGACTGGCGCGACCTGGTCTGA